Part of the Henckelia pumila isolate YLH828 chromosome 2, ASM3356847v2, whole genome shotgun sequence genome is shown below.
ATTGGAAAGCCAGTTGGAAACGGCTGCGATTCCTCCGCCGATGCCTCTGTATTGTAGTGGATATATCTCGGAGTTGACGATCCATGGGACGGACCCCATGCCGGGAGAATACGATATGATGTATAGTCCTAGAAGTAGAACCGCAAAGATCCCGAATTTGCTCGGACAGCCTTTGGCATACCAAATACGACCTTCTCCGCGACACATGGATTTTACAGCATCTGTTGCGGCCAAGCATGCCCCCGGTTGATACTGACAAAACAGGACACATGATCAGTATATGTAATATGTAATTATAACATTATAAGAtcgaattatatatatgtaattacTTTGTTGGCTCCGTTGGCGCAGAAACCGCAATCTGTGGACACTTGAAGGCATGACATACAGTTCCAGGAATTAGATGGTTGTGCGGCTTGCAAGAAACTGGAACATGTCGAGTTGAGGCCGAAATGGGAAGATTGGAAAGTGCTAACTCGTGGTGCATGCTGAGAGGCTTCGAAGAACAGGGCAGATAGTGCAGCAAGGCAGATTATGATCCCACACATGGATATAAGCATCAATCTTCGTCTTCCGAATCTATCAACAAAAGCCATGCTAGCGAAGGAGCCAATGGCGTTGAGGCCGGACGTGATGAGAGACAGTGCTAAAGCTGTCTTGTTAGAAGCAAATCCGGCGAGCTGAACAATTGTTGGGCTGTAGTACATGACGGTGTTTATGCCGACGAGTTGTTGAGCAACTTGTACGGTTATACCTGCGTATAGGCCTCTTCTCACAACATCGTTTCTCCAAGCGTTTTTAAGTTTggaaattatattattattgctTCCTGCAGCTTGGTTTTCAGCTTCAATGGAAGATTGCATAGCGTTCATTTCATCTTGAACTTGGTGGGAATGAGGGTATATTTTGTCCAAAATGGCCCTCGCCTCATCGACTTTGCCCTGCCTATATAACCATCTAGGCGACTCGGGAAGCGACATCATCAAGAAGATCTGAACAAGGGCTGGAACTCCTGCTACCCCAAGCATCCAACGCCAAGTTCCAGGCACGTTTGTGAATGCTAAGTTGATAAGATAAGCCAAGAATTGTCCTCCAGTGATGAGCAGAGCATTAGTGCTGACCATGGCTCCCCTGATGCGAGCAGGGGACGCCTCGGAAATATAAAGTGGCGCGGTCATGGATGCCATCCCTACTCCAAAGCCGACTAGTATTCTTCCAAGAATGATCATCCAAGGGGCTACAGCCAAAGCCATGATAATGGCACCAAACAGAAAAAGGGCGTCCGCCAAAATCATGGATTTCTTTCGGCCATACTTGTCGTTAAACATTCCACCGAAAGCAGCGCCGATGATAGCTCCTGCGACTGCCATGCTCACCATTGTTTCCTGCAGCCATGTGTGTCTGTCCACAGATGGGTACTCATCTCGAATGTAAAGAAGGGCACCAGAAATAACACCTGCAAAGGCGGGTAACAAaacattaattaatattatatatatatttctataattccaaaattcatatatatataaatatttacccGTATCGTAACCAAACAAAAGCCCTCCTATGCCAGCAGAGAAAGCGAGACGCATGATGTAAGGTGTCTTCCATGTCGTGCTCCAGCATTCTGTGAATTCCGTTTTATCCGCTTTACTTACGCCTCCCTCCATTATTACAATCACTTCAAATTATCTTTTTTAGTTACGAAAACAATCAAGATTCACTCAAGAATCA
Proteins encoded:
- the LOC140879218 gene encoding inositol transporter 4-like codes for the protein MEGGVSKADKTEFTECWSTTWKTPYIMRLAFSAGIGGLLFGYDTGVISGALLYIRDEYPSVDRHTWLQETMVSMAVAGAIIGAAFGGMFNDKYGRKKSMILADALFLFGAIIMALAVAPWMIILGRILVGFGVGMASMTAPLYISEASPARIRGAMVSTNALLITGGQFLAYLINLAFTNVPGTWRWMLGVAGVPALVQIFLMMSLPESPRWLYRQGKVDEARAILDKIYPHSHQVQDEMNAMQSSIEAENQAAGSNNNIISKLKNAWRNDVVRRGLYAGITVQVAQQLVGINTVMYYSPTIVQLAGFASNKTALALSLITSGLNAIGSFASMAFVDRFGRRRLMLISMCGIIICLAALSALFFEASQHAPRVSTFQSSHFGLNSTCSSFLQAAQPSNSWNCMSCLQVSTDCGFCANGANKYQPGACLAATDAVKSMCRGEGRIWYAKGCPSKFGIFAVLLLGLYIISYSPGMGSVPWIVNSEIYPLQYRGIGGGIAAVSNWLSNLIVSESFLTLTQALGSSGTFLLFAGFSFIGLVAIFFLVPETKGLQFEEVEKMLHKGFKPKLFHSCEEAHHDDSK